The Naumovozyma dairenensis CBS 421 chromosome 1, complete genome genome includes a region encoding these proteins:
- the DIT1 gene encoding Dit1p (similar to Saccharomyces cerevisiae DIT1 (YDR403W); ancestral locus Anc_5.494), whose product MTISEDVCNKSEILASAHNKAEHKADLQVANTNAAAGEADLSTYGKFIALYSRDSQTNQLYCIQEKGRSQIAFYWSQFVDDLYAAETRLGSQSGKVIEYIIPQEIADKWTNGLGLPVKISEYQKDNEIQTRGCVTAIGKENSFNDWFIFHILDHARLQNNDKLIVENKSGPKYDEAFAEFFAANLKNAVKDDQWEVNGRDYFLNKVRYFTDRMLKIECVLPAFPCKSSNGDKVHSTVPDKGEELALRRLIKAAEQFSEIYPPGLKFWIVSDGHVFSDCIGVDDDIVTHYTHKLHELYANIATPGTDYIGFCGLNDIFFDGVTQELFNSKWVEDVKIEHYTGSKICPTSDLSRQILMKACDTDDGHLRRDIATDGHPRLHLYRGFSRFMMEDLKMLSHFKDSSRKGFKKTISKIAFNMIRRNDAYSNLVELIFPHHMRLSIHAHTNSGPKFGIKVISSDQCKIIKTFDGFEEEPKFEDLLHIPTPWHNCVVKVKGSESTRAQFYLTKSKVIKEAMDNGMFDGGWKGTVFEKGEGGHFVVQRRPSPDDTSTTNETNE is encoded by the coding sequence ATGACGATCTCTGAAGACGTTTGTAATAAATCTGAAATTTTGGCTTCAGCTCACAATAAAGCAGAGCACAAAGCTGATCTGCAAGTTGCGAACACCAATGCAGCTGCTGGTGAAGCTGACTTATCGACGTATGGTAAATTTATAGCTCTCTATTCTAGAGACTCTCAAACTAATCAACTGTATTGTATCCAAGAAAAAGGTCGCTCTCAAATTGCCTTTTATTGGAGTCAATTTGTAGATGATTTGTATGCTGCTGAAACAAGACTTGGTAGCCAATCAGGTAAAGTTATTGAGTATATCATTCCTCAAGAGATCGCAGATAAATGGACTAACGGCTTAGGTTTACCAGTTAAAATCTCTGAGTATCAAAAGgataatgaaattcaaaCAAGAGGGTGTGTTACGGCTATTGGGAAAGAAAACTCCTTCAATGACTGGtttattttccatattttAGATCACGCAAGATTACAAAACAATGATAAGCTAATTGTAGAAAATAAGTCTGGACCCAAATACGATGAAGCGTTTGCTGAATTTTTCGCTGCTAATCTGAAAAATGCTGTTAAAGATGATCAATGGGAAGTGAATGGTCGTGATTATTTCTTAAACAAGGTTCGATATTTTACTGATCGGATGTTGAAAATCGAATGTGTTTTACCTGCATTCCCATgtaaatcttcaaatggTGATAAAGTCCATAGTACCGTTCCCGATAAAGGTGAAGAGTTAGCTTTAAGAAGATTGATTAAAGCTGCTGAACAATTTTCTGAAATATATCCTCCTGGACTTAAATTTTGGATTGTCAGTGATGGTCATGTCTTTTCTGATTGTATTGGTGTTGATGACGATATTGTCACACACTATACTCATAAATTACACGAACTGTATGCCAATATTGCTACTCCCGGGACAGATTATATTGGATTCTGTGGGttaaatgatattttcttcGATGGAGTTACCCAAGAGTTATTTAATTCCAAATGGGTTGAAGATGTTAAAATAGAACATTATACAGGCAGCAAAATATGCCCAACTTCTGATTTATCTAGGCAAATCTTAATGAAAGCATGTGATACCGACGACGGTCATTTAAGAAGAGATATAGCTACGGACGGACATCCAAGATTACATCTGTATAGAGGGTTTTCAAGATTCATGATGGAGGATTTGAAGATGTTATCCCATTTCAAAGACTCATCAAGAAAGGGATTCAAAAAGACTATTTCGAAAATTGCTTTCAATATGATTAGAAGAAATGATGCTTATTCTAACTTGGTCGAATTGATTTTTCCGCATCATATGAGACTTTCCATTCATGCACATACTAATTCAGGCCCCAAATTTGGTATTAAAGTAATCTCTAGCGATCAatgtaaaattattaagacTTTTGATGGGTTCGAAGAAGAACctaaatttgaagatttattacATATTCCAACCCCATGGCACAATTGTGTTGTCAAAGTGAAGGGGTCAGAGTCGACAAGAGctcaattttatttgacTAAATCCAAAGTTATTAAAGAGGCAATGGATAATGGAATGTTTGATGGTGGTTGGAAGGGTAcagtttttgaaaaaggTGAAGGTGGTCATTTTGTTGTACAAAGACGACCATCACCTGATGATACTAGTACTACTAATGAAACTAATGAGTAA
- the DIT2 gene encoding putative cytochrome P450 (similar to Saccharomyces cerevisiae DIT2 (YDR402C); ancestral locus Anc_5.493), giving the protein MFVFHFLSSNEALKVSKQLCADPQENKMTLIKLFLIIFLSLLGLLIFKVVVPPLDFPQNIPTIPFYVIFLPSIFDIDQTQLYNIYIRKSMEKYGAVKIFFGSRWNILVSRPEYLAQMFKDENTFAKSGNQKKIPYSVIAAYTGDNVISAHGDVWRTYRGIMANGLQQFDSKPFYTNSKKFCKLVNDEVIKSDSNEVIMGPLIQRLALDNISQVVLGFDFGTLNGEANPLHRHLLRIKKQIFHPFFLTFPFFDKLGFPARKKGFKDVEKFRELLVTRVQDELVNNYKFEQTSFTSSDLIKAYNNKIIDYKQLTDNIVILLVAGHENPQLLLTTCLCLMAKYHDTWQTEIWEQTKNASTTKELNENPLLNSFIFEAVRLYPPLNTIINRKTIKACKLGPEIVIPKILMLGIIVLVCTHDKKNWGNTADVFDPLRWGTDIDTIMTNWKKSKTVCTMPSFHGGRRACLGEKLALQEIRISLVEFIRKFDFKLAPSWEEKLTPAGPLCPFNLKLKLEPRTISIHNFEKEAKVEVEVVSM; this is encoded by the coding sequence ATGTTtgttttccattttttatCTTCGAATGAAGCACTAAAAGTAAGCAAACAACTGTGCGCGGATCCacaagaaaacaaaatgaCTCTCATTAAACTTTTtcttataatatttctttcgTTATTAGGACTCTTAATATTTAAGGTAGTTGTTCCACCTTTGGATTTCCCTCAAAATATACCCACTATTCCATTTTATGTGATATTTTTACCATCAATATTTGATATCGACCAAACTCAACTATACAACATTTACATCAGAAAGTCCATGGAGAAGTATGGTGCtgtaaaaatattttttgggTCTCGTTGGAACATTCTAGTTTCACGTCCAGAATATCTAGCTCAAATgtttaaagatgaaaataccTTTGCTAAAAGTGGgaatcaaaagaaaattccATACAGTGTCATTGCTGCATACACTGGAGATAACGTCATAAGTGCCCACGGTGACGTTTGGAGAACCTATAGAGGGATTATGGCAAACGGACTACAACAATTCGACTCTAAACCATTTTATACCAATAGTAAGAAGTTCTGTAAGCTTGTCAATGATGAAGTAATCAAAAGTGATAGTAATGAAGTCATAATGGGGCCTTTAATTCAAAGATTAGCTCTGGATAACATTTCTCAAGTTGTATTAGGTTTTGATTTCGGGACATTGAATGGTGAGGCTAACCCATTACACCGACACTTATTGAGAATTAAGAAGCAAATATTTCATCCATTCTTTTTGACTTTCCCATTTTTCGATAAATTAGGATTTCCAGCAAGGAAAAAAGGGTTCAAAGATGTTGAAAAGTTTCGTGAATTGCTTGTGACCAGAGTTCAGGATGAATTGGTCAATAACTATAAATTTGAACAAACAAGTTTCACATCCAGCGATTTGATTAAAgcatataataataagatcATTGATTATAAACAGTTAACAGATAACATTGTAATACTTTTAGTTGCAGGTCACGAGAATCCACAATTGTTACTGACCACATGCCTTTGTCTAATGGCTAAATATCATGATACATGGCAAACAGAAATTTGGGAACAAACAAAGAATGCGTCGACAACGAAAGAATTAAACGAAAACCCcttattaaattcatttatatttgaagCCGTTAGGTTATATCCTCCATTGAATACTATTATCAATAGAAAGACTATCAAAGCTTGTAAGTTAGGCCCGGAGATAGTGATTCCAAAAATACTTATGTTGGGTATAATTGTTTTGGTATGTACTCATGATAAAAAGAACTGGGGGAATACAGCTGACGTATTCGATCCTTTAAGATGGGGAACTGACATTGATACTATTATGacaaattggaaaaaatcaaaaacgGTCTGCACCATGCCATCTTTCCATGGAGGAAGAAGAGCGTGTTTGGGAGAGAAACTGGCTCTTCAAGAAATCAGGATCTCTCTGGTAGAGTTTATTAGAAAGTTCGATTTCAAATTAGCGCCGAGCTGGGAAGAAAAACTAACGCCCGCTGGTCCATTATGTCCCTTTAATTTGAAACTGAAATTAGAACCAAGAACAATTTCCATACATAATTTTGAGAAAGAAGCCAAAGTCGAAGTCGAGGTTGTTTCGatgtaa
- the URH1 gene encoding trifunctional uridine nucleosidase/nicotinamide riboside hydrolase/nicotinic acid riboside hydrolase (similar to Saccharomyces cerevisiae URH1 (YDR400W); ancestral locus Anc_5.492) gives MTVSPIPIWLDCDPGHDDAIAILLACFHPAFKLIGISACYGNSTPEHTDYNARSLLTAMGKAHSVPVFKGAQVPWFRKPEYAPDIHGATGLDGTSLLPTPECSSRDDMTYLEAMEKAILKYPGQISLVSTGALTSVATLLKEKPHLKKCIRHISIMGGGFGLGNKNINLSAEFNIWVDPHAANFIFHDTEVKTKCILIPLNLTHMAIATKDIEVKILGDGNSKLRKLFFELFQFFGHTYKDIQGFDDGPPVHDPLTLLPLLECYGWYPSSTIQFEYRRMDVNVIDDLKAPDVGRIFSVKEYPRNSNEGIIVGRHLNISFFWDQVLDALDHAQKHSTIETDTAHTQ, from the coding sequence ATGACAGTATCGCCAATCCCAATATGGTTAGACTGTGACCCAGGACATGACGATGCAATAGCAATCCTTTTAGCATGTTTCCATCCAGCATTTAAGCTCATCGGAATCAGTGCTTGCTATGGTAACTCGACTCCAGAACATACAGATTACAACGCTCGTTCATTGTTAACTGCAATGGGGAAAGCACATTCCGTTCCAGTGTTCAAGGGAGCCCAAGTTCCATGGTTCCGGAAACCAGAGTATGCACCGGATATACATGGTGCTACAGGTCTCGACGGCACTTCATTATTACCTACCCCAGAATGTTCATCTAGAGATGATATGACATATCTAGAAGCCATGGAAAAAGCAATATTGAAGTATCCTGGACAGATATCTTTAGTATCTACAGGTGCATTAACTTCCGTAGCTACCctattaaaggaaaaaccGCATTTAAAGAAATGTATAAGGCATATAAGTATAATGGGAGGTGGATTTGGATTAGGTAACAAGAATATCAACCTTTCCGctgaattcaatatatgGGTAGATCCACATGCAGcaaattttatatttcatGATACTGAAGTCAAAACCAAATGTATACTGATACCCTTAAATCTGACTCATATGGCAATTGCAACAAAAGATATTGAGGTGAAAATATTGGGAGATGGAAATTCGAAACTTCGGAAGTTATTTTTTGAACTATTCCAATTTTTCGGCCATACCTATAAAGATATACAAGGCTTCGACGATGGGCCTCCTGTTCATGATCCACTAACTCTACTCCCATTACTGGAATGCTATGGTTGGTACCCTTCTTCCACTATCCAGTTTGAATATAGAAGAATGGATGTGAATGTCATTGATGACTTAAAGGCCCCAGATGTAGGCCGTATCTTTTCTGTTAAAGAGTACCCAAGAAATTCTAATGAAGGTATTATAGTTGGTCGTCACTTgaatatatcatttttctGGGATCAAGTATTGGATGCATTGGATCACGCACAAAAACACTCTACGATTGAGACTGATACAGCTCACACACAATAA
- the RPB7 gene encoding DNA-directed RNA polymerase II subunit RPB7 (similar to Saccharomyces cerevisiae RPB7 (YDR404C); ancestral locus Anc_5.495): MFFIKDLSLNITLHPSFFGPRMKQFLKTKLLQEVEGSCTGKFGYILCVLDYDKIEIERGRILPTDGSAEFNVKYRAIVFKPFKGEVVDGTVVSCSQHGFEVQVGPMKVFVTKHLMPSDLMFNAGSNPPSYQSSEDVITIKSRIRVKIEGCISQVSSIHAIGSIKEDYLGAI, from the coding sequence ATGTTCTTCATTAAAGACCTTTCGTTAAATATAACACTACATCCATCATTTTTTGGACCCCGAATGAAACAATTCCTTAAAACAAAACTATTACAAGAAGTGGAAGGTTCATGTACAGGTAAGTTCGGATACATCCTATGTGTCTTAGACTACGATAAAATCGAAATAGAACGTGGCAGAATCCTACCAACAGATGGATCTGCAGAATTCAACGTCAAATATAGAGCCATAGTATTTAAACCATTCAAAGGTGAAGTTGTCGATGGGACTGTTGTTTCATGTTCACAACATGGATTTGAAGTTCAAGTGGGACCCATGAAAGTTTTCGTGACGAAACATTTGATGCCGAGCGATTTGATGTTTAATGCAGGTTCTAATCCGCCAAGTTATCAAAGTTCAGAAGATGTTATCACTATAAAGAGTAGAATTAGAGTCAAGATTGAAGGGTGTATTAGTCAAGTTAGTTCCATTCATGCAATTGGTAGTATTAAGGAAGATTATCTAGGTGCCATTTGA